A window of Juglans regia cultivar Chandler chromosome 7, Walnut 2.0, whole genome shotgun sequence contains these coding sequences:
- the LOC108991202 gene encoding splicing factor U2af large subunit B, which translates to MSRSIRVKEKHERSSAHSLHDRDEGSAARTRPFSFEEIMLRRENKKSSESLKEEAIKVGNISKEGIIENVSDQFESEKGKKYNRSSSPIVEKHASEKSLKMSSRKKEENLFMKKDALFKGKNRESHELDRKLKDKQNKDMNYKAKLGRNGKQHGRRKDEEWFASDAANEAEKKHSRDLVTRERHADRIRGDSERGNKRKYRNGDDEKSRDRNTVKKHELGKQRDLDVSEIKERKESSKSHYEDSRSKRRRSRSREHEDRSRRSISLSPRAHKHKSHHGGQHRELSSHSLKDRSGRQDSEIDKNRVSINGSSSHYQRHGGYTSGLGGYSPRKRRIEAAVKTSSPSDHSPEKKSAGWDLPPVKTAALFSGPVPSYFQLLNQAVASTVNDTANAFSVASTTMKSLSGVANTFATRTNASIDSVQLTQATRPMRRLYVENIPSSASEKDVMECFNNLLMSSGISRNHPCFNCTINKGQALVEFLTPEDASAALSFDGNSFFGSILKIRRPKDFIEVATGDLEKSVAAVDTISDRVEDSPNKIFIGGISKYISSKMLMEVVSVFGPLKAYHFEVNKELSEPCAFLEYVDQSVTHKACAGLNGMKLGGQVLTVMQAMPGASLLENDGYSPCYGIPEHARSLLKQPTVVLKLKNVFDPEALLSLSDPDVEEVLEDIRLECARFGTVKGVNFVKNGNSHITTLDGFEVIEVRESAGALQDSLCNDRREETNTSRKDVDHEPRQISELDVPSDIKEIKDVVKSNCFGDDKPTDDIGEDTYQKVQLDNNMVAEDLGCKNISDSIPTELPVQLNGQVDPLDFHDENVGEIIQVKDISLDRKFKAEDHSTLEGTDGKLQEASAELDCSLVMEAGAMERGGIEELDYDLGHVFEPWCVFVEYGRTEAACMAAHCLHGRLFDNRVVAVEYIALDLYRSRFPK; encoded by the exons ATGAGCAGATCTATTCGAGTAAAAGAAAAGCATGAAAGAAGTAGCGCACATTCCCTACATGATCGTGATGAAGGAAGTGCTGCGCGGACAAGGCCTTTCAGCTTTGAAGAGATTATGCTTAGaagggaaaacaaaaaatcGTCTGAAAGCTTGAAAGAGGAGGCCATCAAAGTGGGAAACATATCAAAGGAAGGAATTATTGAGAATGTTTCTGATCAATTTGAATCTGAAAAGGGTAAAAAATACAATAGAAGCTCTTCCCCTATTGTCGAAAAGCATGCCTCAGAGAAATCACTGAAAATGAGTtccagaaagaaagaagagaatcTCTTCATGAAGAAAGATGCCTTATTTAAGGGAAAGAACAGAGAAAGTCATGAGTTGGATCGAAAGTTGAAGGATAAACAGAACAAAGATATGAATTACAAAGCTAAACTAGGAAGAAACGGCAAACAACATGGTAGGAGAAAAGATGAAGAGTGGTTTGCCAGTGATGCTGCAAATGAGGCTGAAAAGAAGCATTCAAGAGATTTGGTCACTAGGGAGAGGCATGCAGATAGAATAAGAGGAGACTCTGAAAGAGGAAACAAGCGAAAATACAGAAATGGAGATGACGAGAAAAGTAGAGACAGGAATACTGTAAAGAAACATGAACTTGGAAAACAGCGTGATTTAGATGTTTCAGAGATAAAGGAGAGGAAGGAATCATCAAAATCACATTATGAGGATTCAAGGTCGAAAAGGAGACGTTCAAGGAGTCGAGAACATGAGGACCGAAGTAGAAGGTCCATTTCACTATCACCTAGGGCACACAAGCATAAATCCCATCATGGTGGGCAGCACAGAGAGTTGTCCTCACATTCTCTTAAAGATAGGTCTGGAAGACAAGATTCTGAAATTGACAAAAATAGAGTATCAATTAATGGTTCAAGTAGCCATTATCAGAGACATGGTGGATACACAAGTGGCCTTGGTGGCTATTCACCAAGGAAGAGAAGAATTGAGGCTGCCGTTAAGACTTCTTCCCCGTCTGATCATTCACCAGAGAAAAAAAGTGCCGGGTGGGATCTCCCACCTGTGAAAACAGCTGCCCTTTTTTCTGGTCCAGTTCCATCGTATTTTCAGTTATTAAACCAGGCTGTGGCCTCAACTGTAAATGACACAGCCAATGCTTTTTCTGTTGCTTCAACTACAATGAAGTCTCTTTCTGGGGTGGCAAACACATTTGCAACAAGGACGAATGCCTCCATAGACTCTGTCCAACTAACTCAGGCTACCCGGCCTATGAGAAGGCTTTATGTTGAAAATATACCATCTTCAGCCTCTGAAAAAGATGTAATGGAATGCTTCAATAATTTGTTGATGTCTTCTGGTATTAGCCGTAACCACCCATGTTTCAATTGTACT ATAAACAAGGGCCAGGCTCTTGTTGAATTTCTTACACCTGAGGATGCCTCTGCAGCCCTTTCTTTTGATGGCAATTCCTTCTTTGGCTCCATTCTAAAAATTAGACGGCCCAAAGACTTCATTGAAGTGGCA ACTGGTGATCTGGAGAAATCAGTGGCTGCAGTTGATACAATCAGTGACAGGGTCGAGGATTCACCTAACAAG atattcattggtggaatttcaaAGTATATTTCATCAAAAATG CTTATGGAGGTTGTTAGTGTCTTTGGACCTTTGAAGGCCTACCACTTCGAGGTCAATAAAGAACTCAGTGAACCATGTGCTTTTCTTGAG TATGTAGACCAATCAGTTACTCACAAAGCTTGTGCTGGTTTGAATGGTATGAAGTTGGGAGGGCAAGTATTAACTGTAATGCAAGCTATGCCTGGTGCATCACTCTTG GAAAATGATGGATATTCTCCGTGCTATGGGATCCCTGAGCATGCAAGGTCACTTCTCAAACAGCCCACAGTAGTCCTAAAGCTTAAAAATGTG TTCGATCCTGAGGCTTTGTTATCACTGTCCGATCCAGATGTGGAAGAAGTTTTGGAAGATATTCGGTTGGAGTGTGCAAG ATTCGGCACTGTTAAAGGTGTTAATTTTGTCAAGAACGGCAACAGTCACATCACCACCTTAGACGGATTCGAAGTTATAGAGGTTAGGGAATCTGCTGGAGCCTTGCAAGATTCATTGTGCAATGACAGAAGAGAAGAAACAAACACCTCAAGAAAAGATGTTGACCATGAGCCCAGGCAAATTAGTGAGTTAGATGTTCCGAGTGAtatcaaagaaattaaagatgTTGTGAAATCGAATTGCTTTGGTGATGATAAACCTACTGATGATATTGGAGAGGACACGTACCAAAAGGTTCAGCTCGATAATAACATGGTAGCTGAAGACCTAGGCTGTAAGAACATTTCAGATAGCATCCCTACAGAACTCCCCGTCCAGCTGAACGGTCAGGTTGATCCATTGGATTTTCATGATGAAAATGTTGGTGAAATTATTCAAGTGAAAGACATTAGTTTGGATAGAAAATTCAAGGCTGAAGATCATTCGACTTTGGAGGGCACTGACGGTAAGTTACAGGAGGCTTCTGCTGAATTGGATTGTAGCCTGGTTATGGAAGCAGGTGCTATGGAGAGGGGTGGCATTGAGGAACTGGATTATGATCTTGGACATGTATTTGAGCCATGGTGTGTTTTTGTGGAGTACGGAAGAACAGAAGCCGCTTGCATGGCAGCGCATTGTTTACATGGACGGCTTTTTGATAACCGAGTTGTGGCAGTGGAGTACATTGCTCTTGATCTCTATAGGTCAAGATTTCCAAAGTGA